AAGTTATGATGATAGTagggaatattttcaaactttgaaaatacaaaaaaggaATTTTCTTATGAATTGATGTAGGCCGACACTTGTCATTCGGTACATGTTGGTCTTCTTGGCTTTTTGCTCTTTCTATCGTTGGAAGAGATTTCTGCAGGAGCCATTTTGATGGTCATGACTTTAGAGTGTTTGGTGAATTTCTCGCTTCTCTTTCAATCCTTTTTGTCCTCCCTTCCGTCATCAATTAGGAAGTGATTGTGATTGACAATACACAGACACCACACgatctaaataattatatccaactttttattaatctttttcttgtGTGATGTACAAGGGATCTGAGACATCCCGACCACGAGAGGTGGCATCTGATTATTATGAGAAATACAAGGATGAAGATAGTTTCAAGAATTACCAAACTAATAAAGATGATGAAGACAAAAACGACGAATtcagattatatttattttttttctattgttgTACGTGTGAGGGAGTAGTATTCCTGATTTACTTTTCATATTGAACATTACCTGCACTccttgtaattttgtttttgccTTTAATATATAGGTAGGAGTCCGCAAAACTCTCACTTGGTGCTCCGAAATCTAAAAacccaattttgttttcctcaaAAATTTGTGATTCCGACAGGGCCATCAATTCATTGCAATTCcattacaaaattgaatttttctgcattttacataattcattatttgCTTTGTAAGCTGGACTAAACAGGATCATGATACATAGAGATTGATGTAAAGCAACATAAATGAAATTGTTGTTGGTACCATGACTtctcactacaagaaaactgggtattagagacggaaattttCGTCTCTAAAACTATAATTTCCGTCTCTCAAATGAATCAGCGATGGATTTAATTCCATTTCTGATaccctattttcttgtagtgtctCATAAgctgaaaataattaatttttattgcaaaataatataaaataaattgtatatccATCAATTTCCAGTATATCAAGCTAAAAGAATACAGAATATAAGtagattttaatatcatctcACAATTGGTTTATCATCGTGACTTTTGTCTCCAATATTGCTTTTCATCTCCTCGTAAAGCACCTGCCAAAGTGCAAGAACCACTTATACAAACATACTTTGATTTACAGGTAGtttaagttgaaaattgaaagggaaacaacggAAACaatccccttgtgatattgcaaacgagtaaattattctcttatgaaaaaaaaatagaaatttacctccctatatttttcacaatagagcaatttacctccttaaatagggatgtaaattgctttattttaaaaaatacaaggggtttaatgtaatttaccgtCCTTTGATATTGTAAAcgaacaaattatataatttttttcttcagcAACTTATCcaatgtattttttgaagtgCAGTAAATTGGTGCATTTTAAAAACTAcatgggataaattgctagaaaaatttatagggtggtaatttgttcatttgcaatatcaaactccataataatataattcaacAAATTCTACTCAAATTGCGGCAGTACAATATCTATAGGATTTTATGTAAGTCCTAATTCACGAATGTTGATAATCTTTTGAGGTGCAGACAAACATACCTTCGGCAGAACGACGATGATCAGACAAGGGGTGAATTTTATCGTTActtattgtttgattttacAGATGTGAGAGTTAGCAATTGGCACAGCTTCATCCAACAACTAGTACTGCTCGACGGTTTTATGAGCTGACTGGACTGTTCAGGTAAAACTGCTGAGACAAAGAAATGACACTTACGTCGTTAACATAATTTGTTTCTTGGAACAAAATGGAAGCAACcccatataatattataaatgaggaAATTActttcctataaaaaaaataaggattttctaaaatgaaacaattgaTCTCCCTAAAccgttttattttatgtacaaATCAGTTTAgaattattatacatatatattgtattttggcgattttgcttttaaattttctataagaaattgaaagaaggATTTAATTAGTCGAATAAATTCAATCACAAGTGACTATACAatcacaaattaaatattaaatgtcaAATCTTAGGAAGTCTACATTCACACACATATTAGGATATACTACACAGCTATATGcttttatttgtgtgtgtatgtattaTGCActtaaatgcaatatatatttataaatttatgaagatatgtgcatatttatgtGTGAAAAATGAGGAagatataaattatgaatgcACCCGGATATGTATTATATACATTCATATACACATCATATAGGTAAGTGtgttatgaaatatatatatgtgaataaaacacataaataaatatatcttcttttaatttaatctatatatattaacttatatatatgtgtttgcACGGCACTTTcaaatacaattataatagagggataatacataaatatatcgTGTCGTATACATCcccatgtatgtatataaatatatgtctATATATGTGCCTAATTAGCAtgtctatataattaatatatatatttgtagggtttaatgcaatttaccccatatGAAAAATTACCCCATATGAAAAATAGCAGTTTACTTTCCTGtggtttttaaaatgaagcatttTACCTTACCTCCTTAAATAGtgaggtaaattatttcattttttagaaaacacagaaaaataaattactgcattttaaaaaaacactgaaaaataaattgttattgtttttttcacagtgggataatttgctcatttacaataccACATAAAAGTTGCCTGTCTTTTTTCTCGTATGTTTAGAAATTACATGTATATGTACTTAAGTAAAAGTTTGTttacaaagtaaaaaatgaacGTTACAAGCGTGCATACACAAATATATCACAAGTTGATATATGCAtgtattaaaaacaaattattagaaCGTACtattcaaattagaaaatatttcaagcaATATAATGAATATGCACACTTCATATATGtgtttattatgtaattactgattaaaaattaatggaaAGGCAAAACTAAATTTGACGAGGGTTATTAAAGATTATGGAGGACAAAATTATCCGTTAGTCTCTTTTAGCTTGACTTAAGTAAAAGTTGTTTCCAGAAAGCTCTTGAATATACTCTCTACGTACATCAATCAGAatatcactacaagaaaatgagtCAGTGGCTAACGAAATTTGATACTGAAATCAGCTTTTAGGTTATTAGTAAGTAATATTTTCGCTACTAATCTACACTctttaatgtatattttaaacaattcgTTGCAAGTAAATTATCGTTCCTAAATTCATtagaaagtaatttttttgtattaaataatataaattagcaacgagaaatttacttattaatCAACTCGatactaatttatttctgttactattgagtcattttcttataatatattgactaataaacaagaaattaaatcaTTAACACTTCGTACCTTCTTGAGTTAACAAATCTTTTCGGGATGATTTCCTTTCAATCTCATGACGTTTATTACTTAGCTCCCTTTCCCAACTTTCAAGGAGGCATAAAAATGAGTACATGTCGTTCCTGAAACAAAAGACAAGCTCCTGTCTTAATTAGTACAACCTTTTAAATCACTAATGATACACAATTACTTTAAAACAAACACgtacattttttaaagaataattatatttacgtttcctgatttatgatttatttatcaaaattatttatattttttgcataattatagaaattattcTTAACAGCCAAAAAGCAGGAGTTGTTTGTATAATGTTAACGATTCTTaaggtgtatgtataatttttaaaaaaacaaaaatggttTGGTTAAATAATGTTGGTGTGTCTGATGCGTTTATGTGCAGGTTTTCAAAAGCAATGTGCCGTTGTATAAAAGAATCATAGATCAGGGGTGTAGATGTAATAATCTCTTTTCTTTATCCATCCTTGCCCGTCAAAAGTAAATttacattgtattttttttagaggataaattacaaaagcaTCCTTATAGTTAgatctaattatacaaataacccttatatattgaaaaataacgAGTATATATACTTCTTGAATTGCAATTGTAATATGCTCGAGAAACCCTCACGGACAAGAACTTACAGATACACATcctaaggtaaattacattgagaCCCTCTAAAAGTTGacttataatattgtaaaaagcatatgtaatttatctttttctatatGATCAAGTAAAGATTCAAATGCAATTCTTGTCCAATACTTTTTGCAGTTTCGCATTTTAATCATTATCATTCTAGGGTAACAATTTGGTGCTGtaattttcagtattttgCTATTCTAGTCCATTAAGTTGACCAATGGGAATAAAAGCcccatattttcttaaaaaaagataCGTCCGCTTATGCACATGCTTTTTTCTGACAATATTTGCAATTATGACAATTGAAGgacaaatatatcaaaaaattaaaaagttacaagTCCTATAAAATGCTAAAATGCAAAAGgtacatgaaaaaaattggattcaAACCATCAAGTAAATACATGCAATAAAAggattaaatactttttttatccCGAAACTTAGGCTATTGGACGGTTTTatcctttaactttttaagtAGCATTTTGATCctacatttttttaactttacgATTTTGGTCCTCTTTTTCATCTAAAGTTCACCTCCACCGGCAAGAAGGGTGAACTCaggtgaaaaaagaaaaatgattacAATCAtggtgaaaattaaaaagatataaaatcaaaatgctGACCTAGAAAGTTAAACGatgaaaatcacaaataatctaaattacgggaccaaaaatatatttaaccggacaataaaatatataggatTGATCAAAGAAAGCGATCATACCTGATATGCTTGACCAAAATTGTCATTACTTGTGACCAACAAATAACAACAATATTGACGATTCTATACACCGTTGTGGATAAAAGCAACCTGTCGTTTACGGAGAGAGACTGTGTCTCCTTCAAATCCATGAGCCGGCCAGCAATGTCGAGTGTCAGCTTGATAACTCTGCTGAGCGCCTCAAACCATTTCTTAAGATCATCACCTTGTACGTCCGGCTGTTGTTTCAACTGCGCAATCGACCTCGCAAGTTGATTTGTGCTGCGAGAGAGGGCAGCAAGCCGCGCTTTGCCATACATGGTCCCAAAAGCAACTAAGGCTAGTATCGCCTTAGTTTTCAAGGGTATTTCTGGATGCGCGTCTAGTATTTTCAACGTCTTGTCACTGTCACTTTTCCCATCTTGAATTGCTATCTATCACATTTCACAtcataaatgtaatattacaCCTCAAACAAGTATATTGTATGgagtatttttctatattaaccacaaaaagttaaaaggtaaaattacattttaatttgGTTCTCTAACTTTagatttttagtaattttggccttgtaatttattttatttatgtatttagtctttttttgACGATTTTAGTTCtgaatatttcatatttagtctttttcttaataaagTTAGTCATttgttgacattttttatccttttcacGTTGTAATAAAAGTTTTCTCctctaatttgataataaaagtTGGAGAATTGAAAATGAGAGCTTTTAAAGTTGTTGGActatttttaatctcatatatatatatatatatatataagtttacaTATATAGcctaaattattaaaaatgcaattaattcccttcatttaatatatacacatcagATCATCCttataagaaaatttgttaGTTCCTTAAGAAACTAGCTCAGTtcttgaaaaagataaaaaaaaaattgagtattGGTGGAGGATCAGATTTTCTGTTATAAAgtttttttcatctttattctatttaatatatatacgtcatgtgtataaaaaaaatttaaaataaaatacatgacGACATCCTTATACACGTGGCTTATGTATGTAAAATTGAGTAGAATATAGAATCGGGttgcaacaaaaaattgaattaggtGGTGAGAGATTGCTATGGCCaattaaacaagaaataaatacatttatgcCCGCTAACATGTGGTCAATTTATCGCAAACTACCTCTATTCTTTGGATAATCATATCCAAACCCATCAGAAACGTCAACATCATCTACGCAACTCACCcctatttttttgaaaaattatgcatatatttttcaaaaacatcaATATCATTACACAAGATATGAGtggtttctataatttatatcctgttaaaaaatgatcatattttGCAAGCAAATGTAAGAAAGATTTTTAGTGATCGAGACATTTAACGTTGGAGAGTTTTAAGTTCTTACATACCTCTTGGCCTATGATACTTGCATAACGTTGCAATATTGCCCCCCGAGCGCGACTTGCAGAATCAGTCCTCTGCGTCGTCCTTTCCAGCTTTGCTTCCTCCTGCTTTCAGCCATTAGTTCCACGTTTTTACTTCACAAAATAAACAACTTCatgtttttgtaaatatcaACTTCTTTATTAGACTCTGGGTGACACGAGTAACgggttaaattatattgacacccgttgaaattttatttaaatacacaaatactttttatttttgtcaaattataattagaccGGGGGTGTTGTATACAGTTGTAGTTACCAGTACACCTTTtgccaaaaatttatataaacacccCTTAAGGTACGTTACAGTGACATCTTGAGGGACTGTacctataattttacaaaaagtaGGAATTGTTTGTGTATTTAGAGCTAGTGTCAAGgagtgtcaatgtaatttatccttaaataAAATGCATCATACATTGTTCgaaaatactatataataaAGGGATTCTACATAAAATAACGCAAGATGTGTGATTTTATCTACACTTGGagataattcattattattacatactatcaattttaatattgatgtGATTGTTATAAGGGGGATAAGTTCATTTTTGGTTTGCTTTTAATCTCATAATGATCATAATCACGCATTTTTAACTCCAAAAAGTCGTATCCATTGTGGTTttggaacaaaaaaaaatctcaaatcaCACCTTTCGcgattatttttgtatataaactCGGAGAGTAATATGCATCTCCTGATCATCTCATATCGTTAAAGGATTCAATCGTGATGCATATATCGACAGATACTTTGAACCATGACTACTAACAGACGAATAGCTAATCCTAAAAACAACGTAGTAGAGAAGAAATCGTCATACCTTATTAGGTTCGAAGATAACACTAACAAGCTTAAGAAGATCTTTCAAGTCTGCCTCATCGTTGTCGGACAGAGACAACGTCTTATTCGCCAAGCTTATGAATTTCTGCTTGTCCAAGTACAAGATATCATCTTCCACGCCAACTGCATTTGCAGCGGGCTGCATGTTTGTTTACTTCGAATatgagttatttattttattttttccccagTGGTCGTCTTAATTATATAAGGGTGACTGTTGGCTTGTTACACGTTTTCATGTGTGGAGTAAAGGGAATTCATGCATGAATCAAGTACCTTTCTTACAACTGAGGAAATTGATCGAATCTGCAGGTTGAGTGAGAAACATGATCAATATGTTCTGTCCGAAAATCAAATGCATGAAACATGTAGAGAATGTAGACAACGTGATTCACAAAAAGCGGAAAAGATTAATgttaagtgtatatatatatatatatagagagagagaagatgaaaatgaagtaTTAATTAAGTGATCATATGATGATTAATTACGAGGACGGATATTCTGTGGCGAAGCTCTGTAGCTTTAAACTGGAGAAGAAAGTGCATATACCCATGACCAATATGAGCTCGAACCCTCCTTCGTAACTCTCTTAAATGggtatgttatattttattgtataaattatgccatattttatattttattatttaattttttttatcaatttattatttcgctttgcaaaatttataagttagcacaataactattttttatcaaattttttgtcgaaaaaCATCGCCATAATAAGAGCAAAATCATCAATTAGTATAgttgattgaaaatttatttccatCTACAGTTGAGTCAACCCATAAATTAGCACGTcaagagaaaaaacaaaagttagaaaaagagatgaaatttaaaatattaaataggaATATGCAACTTTCTAAAAGTAATGAATAATTTAGATACTTAACTATAACTATATATAGCTAAACACTAAAATGGCTAtgaattaagaatatttttcctACTATTTATATAGTCTATAGTATTTAAAAAGACCCGgtcaagatattttttttctattttttttagttaatgtCTTCTATAAtgacatttatatattaaaaaataattaagttttatgaaaaaaaatcatttttgatCTTATAGCTATAGGAAATGACATTTTTTAACGTCTCCAATTTTGGATTTACGATTGATTATTGAGAACTATGCGTTAAGGAAAAAATAGCTTGCCATGTGCCCCTTTAATTTGCAGAGTTTTAGTTTTTCGGCATGTTCTAATTACATATTCACTAAATGTGCCACCTTCATAAAGTTACAGTATAAAaattagggaaaagtattattttagtctgttaagtattcctaattttaattttattccgataactatgtctatttttgtttaggtccagtaacttacgaaattgcttacttttagtcatctggcagattttcggacaattttacccctatgagtgcatataaactaaaactgtctttcaaaagttgtataggggtaaaattgttcgaaaatttgtcagatgactaaaagtaaacaatttcataagttactgaacctaaacaaaaatagacatagttatcgaactaaaattaaaattagtcatacttagcagactaaaataatactttgtcctaaaaaatcatattatttccCTTGGTAAAGTTGCGTAAAAGCCCCTTAGCTAAAAACcctatttaataatatagtcAAGAaactttctatatttttcaaaaaaaaatttccagtGATTTTACAAGAGGgtatattatgcaattttccctttttccttgCTTTCCACGTGTATCGTCCGCAAAATTAGCAGTcgaaaactttaaaaaatcacaaagtAATTAGATTGTATGCAAGAcacatgataattttttactaattcaGCATTTCTGGCGAAATTTGGGCTAAATTCaccattatttttagttaaaatcCTCAATTTCACCTTTCAAATCGAACACGACTAATCGTATATATAGTTAGTACaccaaaattgtatttcaCTTGTCAATACTATTCATCACAATAAAGAACACTCGGTTTACGGAATCCTACTTTGCTTAAGCATCACTCACACTCGGATTTACGgaatatctttatttttctttttttcaattgggGTTCCAACCCATTTTATTCCTTGCATTCGCAtgtctctctatatatataataatggcCAGACAGCTCCAAGAATATAGTTGATGTATATATCAACTGTTGCACTCTCATCATTAAGGTATTCTTCAAGACATTTCTCTTTTGGGCAATGTTGCATTACATTCATGTCTCTATACCTTTCCATTTTAGCAAGGCATCATTAAAGTTTACTATCACTTGTAAGAATCTAATCTACTTCAACTTATTGAAGATTTTGTGAGTAACATGTCAGTTTCCTTCTGTGTCTCTTTTGACAGCAATGCTGTCAGTACCAGACGTAGCCACACTCGACCCCGATCTCAAATTTAGTTGAACTACGTGATTGGTTACGGCCGCGTAAGTAGGTATGCATCGGGTTCGAATTCTGACAAGTTTGTATTATCAGTCCATACATTGCAGAAAGATGGATAAGTTCTTACATTGTAATAAGTATAtatgtcaataaattatagtaaaatgaATGTGAGAGAACTTACCTTATTCACAACaattttattgtgatttaGTTAtcactaaaatatttgtcacgacttttaaatataataaatattgtagcCTCATTTGTTGATTAATGGCCAATAATGATTATTGAGTAGgtgtgattaattattattcacataagTTTTCAGTTTTTACCGTGAcagtttgttataattaaaggTCATATTTCTTGTAGTCGGGCATATGAGCCCTTTTCATTAGTAAgacatatttttatgataaaaccatagggaaaattattttctcgtTCTGAAATTTTGccctttattatttttactccTGTACGtatgtcattaattatttaattagtcttgtaagtttgaaaaagaatgaaattaagtttgatttaagattttgtattgaatttttttgcaCCATTTTGAATTTGAGCCAAAAATTGCATGCATGGATGACAGCTGCTGATTTGTCCGACAATTTATCCACCTGTAAGTCCATGTGTTATGGTACATgtattgacaaatatattttaataaatcatattatttattataataataatgataaatactttttaatattattttatatattttaaagaagtaaataacttttcttaaattttttaaatattttttaactttcagtttaaaaaaattaattttcaattagaatataattatttttttcattttttttaaaattgggtgAAGAAGGCGGTGCCCCTCAGCCATCGGCATAGAGGAGGCGACAGCACCGCACCCTCCTCACCCCTAGGAGACTATGTCGCCCTCCTTTTGGGGCGATCGTTGCCACGAGGATGCTACAAATAgctatgaaaaaatttgatggtAAAATAAGTATCGAGTTAAttagaaagtgaaaaaatatcCGTTGccaatctatattattttatatatacttgaaaCGGTTTGTTACTACATTtgttagcaagtaaattttcttcgttaaattcattagcaaatgaatttttgtattaaataatatagactagcaaagaaaattatacttactaATAACTCGAAGCTAATTTGTTTTGTTGCtattaaactattttcttGCTGTGGGAGAGTTGGCGGTGGCGGcgatactatatttttttaagttataattatacataatataattttaaatttgttaaattttccTTCCCACAAAACAAGTCCAACATATCTTTCAACTCATCTGCAAAGCCACATAAGTTTAAGAACACCTCAAAAATCGTCCAACTCGACTGCCATGTATCTTTCCTGCAAAAAGCTAAAATTCCGGCAATCGGAGGATtatttatcatcatttttataactttcgtgactaaataaatgaaagatatatttataaaactaaactaataaaaaataaagttaaagaaggaaaaagaatattataaatagatattttcTGTATCAACATCCGATTTTTGTCTGTCGAATGCTCATCACATGGTGCtgcacaaaaataataatagtttctttcttatattataaattaccataacataaaaaataaacgcaaatatttaagtttggactataattaattaatatttctcttGATTTTAGTTATGACCAAAGTATTTTGCTATGATATTTAACTATGAACAATATCTTGGCCATTCTTGCTTCTAAAAACAATAACTAATAAGCCATTGtttaaccataattaattagtatttaatacgattttgaacgttttaatcataacaaaaaatcatatttatgtaCTGTGCTAGCGTAGGGTTACGGAACCATTTGCTCTCCGGGTAAGCTGAAACTACGTACTAAACACTTAGTGAAGCGTTGAGAAATAGCAagtacaagaaaatggaaggAGGAGGAACTTCGGAGGCGAAGGAAAACGTGAAGGAAAAGCTGATCAACTTCATGGAATCAGAAGTGGAAACTCTGCATGTTCCCACCACATCGCCCTACATATACAAAGTTTCCAAAGAGCTTCGCCAAGGGCACGCCAAAGTCTTCGAGCCGATATCGATCTCCATAGGCCCTTTGCACCACGACGACAAGAGTCCAGCCCAGGAATTCAAGAAATGGTACCTGAAAAACTTCGTGGATCGACTCAAAGATGCTGGTGTCGATAAATATAAGCTTGCGGAAGTGATGAGCAGCCTGGAACCACATATTCGCCAATGCTACAGAGATATCGATGAACAGCTGGCGAGGGACAAGTTAGTGCAGATTATGCTGCTCGATGGCTGCTTCATCATGGACCTGCTGTTGAGCCAAGAGTCTAAAGACTCCAATGACAGTCTCGTGGGAAGATCAGAGAAAGTGTCTGTCCATACTTTGCAGCAAGATCTCCTCAAAATTGAGAACCAGATACCTTTCTTCGTTCTTGAAACTCTTTCAGATTTGACATGGACTAACCAGGTAAGGATATTTGAACAACTTTGTTTGCTTTTCTCGCTAATATTCTGTGTGTCCCATGAGGAAGACTCCCATTTT
This genomic stretch from Sesamum indicum cultivar Zhongzhi No. 13 linkage group LG16, S_indicum_v1.0, whole genome shotgun sequence harbors:
- the LOC105178497 gene encoding uncharacterized protein LOC105178497 isoform X1, with the protein product MQPAANAVGVEDDILYLDKQKFISLANKTLSLSDNDEADLKDLLKLVSVIFEPNKEEAKLERTTQRTDSASRARGAILQRYASIIGQEIAIQDGKSDSDKTLKILDAHPEIPLKTKAILALVAFGTMYGKARLAALSRSTNQLARSIAQLKQQPDVQGDDLKKWFEALSRVIKLTLDIAGRLMDLKETQSLSVNDRLLLSTTVYRIVNIVVICWSQVMTILVKHIRNDMYSFLCLLESWERELSNKRHEIERKSSRKDLLTQEAVLPEQSSQLIKPSSSTSCWMKLCQLLTLTSVKSNNK
- the LOC105178497 gene encoding uncharacterized protein LOC105178497 isoform X2 yields the protein MQPAANAVGVEDDILYLDKQKFISLANKTLSLSDNDEADLKDLLKLVSVIFEPNKEEAKLERTTQRTDSASRARGAILQRYASIIGQEIAIQDGKSDSDKTLKILDAHPEIPLKTKAILALVAFGTMYGKARLAALSRSTNQLARSIAQLKQQPDVQGDDLKKWFEALSRVIKLTLDIAGRLMDLKETQSLSVNDRLLLSTTVYRIVNIVVICWSQVMTILVKHIRNDMYSFLCLLESWERELSNKRHEIERKSSRKDLLTQEVLPEQSSQLIKPSSSTSCWMKLCQLLTLTSVKSNNK